In Saccharomonospora marina XMU15, one genomic interval encodes:
- a CDS encoding NAD(P)/FAD-dependent oxidoreductase, producing the protein MATRILIAGGGYVGLYTALRLQRRLRRGEAEVTVVNPENYMVYRPLLPEVASGTLEPRHAVVPLRAVLRGSRFIAGRLTGIDAERKVASVAPTAGPWLDLDYDELVIGLGATSKLVPVPGLAEAGIGFNSLAEAAHLRDHVLRQLEIASATTDTELRKRALTFVFVGGGYTGVEAIAELQDMAIDVLEGYPELDASEMRWVLVEAMDRILTTVSRELADRAMTELTGRGIDIRLGTQLESVEEGELRLSDGSKFFSDTLVWVAGTRPQSIVGELGLPVDGRGRLVVDQAMRVEGHPGIWAAGDCAAVPDREAGGVSPPTAQHAVRQAEQLGDNLVATMRGEWPRPFKYRSRGEFVTLGKNKAVGEAFGREFDGALAWTLRRAYYATQIPTWNRTIRVLGDWLVGMPFGHDVVDFGSREEPRGAFEEAAGRSAVGG; encoded by the coding sequence GTGGCAACACGGATACTGATCGCGGGCGGCGGCTACGTCGGCCTGTACACAGCGCTGCGGTTGCAGCGGCGGCTGCGGCGAGGCGAGGCCGAGGTCACGGTCGTCAACCCGGAGAACTACATGGTGTACCGGCCGCTGTTGCCGGAGGTGGCGTCCGGGACGCTCGAACCCCGCCACGCCGTCGTGCCGTTGCGGGCCGTGCTGCGCGGCAGCCGGTTCATCGCGGGCAGGCTCACCGGCATCGACGCCGAACGCAAGGTCGCCTCCGTGGCACCGACGGCGGGCCCGTGGCTGGACCTGGACTACGACGAACTCGTGATCGGGCTCGGGGCCACCTCCAAGCTGGTGCCGGTGCCCGGGCTCGCGGAGGCGGGAATCGGGTTCAACTCCCTGGCCGAGGCGGCCCACCTGCGCGACCACGTGCTGCGGCAACTGGAAATCGCCTCGGCGACCACCGACACCGAACTGCGCAAGCGGGCGCTGACCTTCGTGTTCGTCGGCGGTGGCTACACCGGTGTCGAGGCGATCGCGGAGTTGCAGGACATGGCCATCGATGTGCTCGAGGGCTACCCCGAACTGGACGCCAGTGAGATGCGCTGGGTGCTGGTCGAGGCGATGGATCGCATCCTCACGACGGTGAGCCGCGAACTCGCCGATCGTGCGATGACCGAGCTGACCGGGCGCGGCATCGACATCAGGCTCGGCACCCAGCTCGAGTCGGTCGAGGAAGGCGAGCTGAGGCTTTCCGACGGCTCGAAGTTCTTCTCCGACACGCTGGTGTGGGTCGCGGGCACCCGCCCGCAGTCCATCGTCGGCGAACTGGGCCTGCCGGTGGACGGCAGGGGCAGGCTCGTGGTCGATCAGGCCATGCGGGTGGAGGGGCATCCCGGTATCTGGGCCGCTGGCGACTGCGCGGCCGTGCCGGATCGCGAGGCAGGCGGGGTTTCGCCGCCGACCGCGCAACACGCGGTGCGCCAGGCGGAGCAGCTGGGCGACAACCTGGTCGCCACCATGCGAGGCGAGTGGCCACGGCCGTTCAAATACCGCAGCCGGGGCGAGTTCGTCACCCTCGGCAAGAACAAGGCCGTGGGGGAGGCGTTCGGCCGGGAGTTCGACGGCGCGCTCGCCTGGACGTTGCGGCGCGCCTACTACGCGACCCAGATCCCGACCTGGAACCGGACCATCCGGGTGCTCGGCGACTGGCTGGTCGGGATGCCCTTCGGCCACGACGTCGTGGACTTCGGTTCACGCGAGGAGCCGCGCGGGGCTTTCGAGGAGGCCGCGGGCAGGTCCGCAGTGGGCGGCTGA
- the boxC gene encoding 2,3-epoxybenzoyl-CoA dihydrolase — MTAIDVDTDRPAVSFDRHPDSYRHWRLRVEQPVAWLELDVDPEGGLVPGYELKLNSYDLGVDIELYDATQRLRFEHPEVRTVVITSGKDGVFCAGANIRMLAASSHEWKVNFCKFTNETRNAMEDASRHCGQTYLAAVNGSCAGGGYELALACEHIVLVDDNSSTVALPEVPLLGVLPGTGGLTRVVDKRGVRKDRADVFATRSDGLKGAVAASWGLVDELASRRDFAETVRRRALLLAERGDRPGEPSGIELTPLERVETAAGLEYRNLGVRYDRAAGTVEITVRGPRDDAPAGTEEVHRRGAAFWPLAVARELDDAILRLRTNEPELGTWVLRTEGDLDRVVAHESVLLEHAETDWLCREIVHYYKRVLKRLDVTSRSLFALIEPGSCFAGMLLELALACDRQYMLDGPPIEDEDSDERATIRLTEANFGTFPMGNELSRLRSRFYGEADHLDRLLPESGRDLSPAAAVELGLVTDAPDDIDWEDEIRLVIEGRRSLSPDALTGMEANHRFVGPETIETKIFGRLSAWQNWIFNRPNASGPDGALRRYGTGRQAVFDRKRV, encoded by the coding sequence GTGACCGCCATCGACGTCGACACCGACCGGCCCGCCGTCTCGTTCGACAGGCACCCTGATTCCTACCGCCACTGGCGGCTGCGGGTCGAGCAGCCGGTGGCGTGGCTGGAACTGGACGTGGACCCCGAGGGCGGGCTGGTACCCGGGTACGAGCTGAAGCTCAACTCATACGACCTCGGCGTGGACATCGAACTGTACGACGCCACGCAACGGCTTCGGTTCGAGCACCCTGAGGTGCGCACGGTCGTGATCACCAGCGGCAAGGACGGCGTCTTCTGCGCGGGAGCGAACATCCGCATGCTCGCGGCGTCCTCCCACGAGTGGAAGGTGAACTTCTGCAAGTTCACCAACGAAACCCGTAACGCGATGGAAGACGCTTCTCGCCACTGCGGGCAGACCTACCTGGCGGCGGTGAACGGGTCCTGCGCGGGCGGCGGCTACGAACTCGCGCTCGCCTGCGAGCACATCGTGCTGGTCGACGACAACTCCTCGACCGTGGCGCTACCGGAGGTGCCGCTGCTGGGGGTGCTGCCCGGCACCGGCGGGTTGACCAGGGTGGTCGACAAGCGCGGGGTGCGCAAGGACCGCGCCGACGTGTTCGCCACCCGCAGCGACGGGCTCAAAGGTGCCGTGGCCGCAAGCTGGGGATTGGTGGACGAACTGGCCTCCCGCCGTGACTTCGCCGAAACGGTGCGCAGGCGTGCGCTGCTGCTCGCCGAGCGCGGCGACCGGCCGGGTGAGCCAAGCGGGATCGAGTTGACCCCGCTGGAAAGGGTCGAAACCGCAGCCGGCCTGGAGTACCGGAATCTCGGTGTGCGCTACGACCGCGCCGCGGGCACCGTCGAGATCACCGTGCGCGGCCCGCGGGACGACGCTCCTGCGGGCACCGAGGAAGTGCATCGGCGGGGAGCCGCATTCTGGCCGCTGGCGGTGGCCCGCGAACTGGACGACGCCATTCTGCGACTGCGCACCAACGAACCCGAACTGGGCACCTGGGTGCTGCGCACGGAGGGCGACCTCGACCGCGTCGTCGCGCACGAGTCGGTACTGCTGGAGCACGCGGAAACCGACTGGCTTTGCCGCGAGATCGTCCACTACTACAAGCGGGTACTGAAGCGGCTCGACGTGACCAGCCGCAGCCTCTTCGCACTGATCGAGCCGGGCAGTTGCTTCGCCGGGATGCTGCTGGAACTGGCGCTCGCCTGCGACCGGCAGTACATGTTGGACGGTCCACCCATCGAGGACGAGGACAGTGACGAGCGCGCCACGATCCGGTTGACCGAAGCCAACTTCGGAACCTTCCCGATGGGCAACGAGTTGTCGCGGCTGCGGTCCCGGTTCTACGGCGAGGCCGACCACCTCGACCGGTTGCTTCCCGAGTCCGGCCGGGACCTCTCACCGGCAGCGGCCGTTGAGTTGGGGCTGGTCACCGACGCCCCCGACGACATCGACTGGGAGGACGAGATCCGTCTGGTGATCGAGGGCAGGCGCTCGCTCTCGCCGGACGCGCTGACGGGGATGGAGGCCAACCACCGCTTCGTCGGTCCGGAGACCATCGAGACGAAGATCTTCGGTCGACTCTCGGCATGGCAGAACTGGATCTTCAACCGCCCCAACGCGTCCGGGCCCGACGGCGCGCTGCGCCGCTACGGCACGGGGCGGCAAGCGGTCTTCGACAGGAAGCGAGTGTAG
- the boxB gene encoding benzoyl-CoA 2,3-epoxidase subunit BoxB: MPTRIDYDAKIPNNVDLSSNRRLQRALEGWQPKFMNWWAEMGPTLETHGVYLRTAVSVGREGWAHFDHVVPQDYRWGIFLAEREPDRRIAFGQHKGEPVWQQVPGEYRADLQRLIVIQGDTEPASVEQQRLLGLTAPSLYDLRNLFQVNVEEGRHLWAMVYLLHAYFGKEGREEAEALLYRNSGSPDSPRILGAFNEETADWLAFYMFTYFTDRDGKYQLGTLKESAFDPLSRTCEFMLKEEAHHMFVGTTGVDRVVKRSAELIREHDTLDIAAHGGIPLDIIQRYINFHYSVSLDLFGSETSTNAANYYTSGLKGRWQETRRKDDHQLTDDSITLEKPREDGTWETEEIQAILALNLDLRGEYIADCHTGIKRWNKILADNGIDYTFRLPHPGFNRAVGTNSGYHITPDGTIVDEQTWQHGKKNWLPTSEDLTFVRSLMKPVYERGKIASWVAPPSNGINGKPFDYTYVYLT, encoded by the coding sequence ATGCCGACCAGGATCGACTACGACGCCAAGATCCCCAACAACGTGGACCTGTCGTCCAACCGGCGGCTGCAACGGGCGCTGGAAGGCTGGCAGCCCAAGTTCATGAACTGGTGGGCCGAGATGGGGCCCACGCTGGAAACCCACGGTGTGTACCTGCGCACGGCGGTGAGCGTCGGCCGCGAGGGTTGGGCGCACTTCGACCACGTGGTGCCGCAGGACTACCGTTGGGGCATCTTCCTCGCCGAACGCGAACCCGATCGGCGCATCGCGTTCGGTCAGCACAAGGGCGAACCCGTGTGGCAGCAGGTACCCGGTGAGTACCGCGCCGACCTGCAGCGACTCATCGTCATCCAGGGCGACACCGAGCCCGCTTCGGTTGAGCAGCAGCGGCTGCTCGGGCTCACCGCGCCCAGCCTGTACGACCTGCGCAACCTGTTCCAGGTCAACGTCGAGGAAGGCAGGCACCTGTGGGCGATGGTGTACCTGCTGCACGCCTACTTCGGCAAGGAGGGCAGGGAGGAAGCGGAAGCGTTGCTGTACCGCAACTCCGGCAGCCCGGACAGTCCCCGCATCCTCGGCGCGTTCAACGAGGAGACGGCCGACTGGCTGGCCTTCTACATGTTCACCTACTTCACCGACCGCGACGGCAAGTACCAACTCGGCACGCTCAAGGAGTCGGCCTTCGACCCGCTTTCGCGGACCTGCGAGTTCATGCTGAAGGAAGAGGCCCACCACATGTTCGTGGGCACGACCGGGGTCGATCGTGTCGTGAAGCGGTCGGCGGAACTGATCCGCGAGCACGACACCCTTGACATCGCCGCACACGGCGGCATCCCGCTCGACATCATCCAGCGCTACATCAACTTCCACTACAGCGTTTCGCTGGACCTCTTCGGCAGTGAGACCTCGACCAACGCGGCGAACTACTACACGTCCGGTCTCAAGGGACGCTGGCAGGAGACCCGCCGCAAGGACGACCACCAGCTCACCGACGACAGCATCACGCTGGAAAAGCCGCGTGAGGACGGCACCTGGGAGACCGAGGAGATCCAGGCGATACTCGCCCTGAACCTCGATCTGCGCGGCGAGTACATCGCCGACTGCCACACCGGCATCAAACGCTGGAACAAGATCCTCGCCGACAACGGTATCGACTACACCTTCCGGCTGCCCCATCCCGGATTCAACCGCGCCGTCGGCACCAATTCCGGCTACCACATCACGCCCGACGGCACTATTGTCGACGAGCAGACCTGGCAGCACGGCAAGAAGAACTGGCTACCCACCAGCGAGGACCTGACCTTCGTGCGCTCGTTGATGAAACCCGTGTACGAACGCGGCAAGATCGCGAGCTGGGTCGCGCCTCCCAGCAACGGCATCAACGGCAAACCGTTCGACTACACCTACGTCTACCTGACCTGA